Proteins encoded together in one Miscanthus floridulus cultivar M001 chromosome 16, ASM1932011v1, whole genome shotgun sequence window:
- the LOC136510302 gene encoding outer envelope pore protein 16, chloroplastic-like, whose translation MPVKSNSRDVSKHKVEHALKKMCKEGAYWGNIAGVYVGMVYGVERVRGRSDWKNAMIEGALSGALISGASNNHKDKIIKDAITASAVATAVEFINYLT comes from the exons AGTAATAGCA GGGATGTTTCAAAGCACAAGGTTGAGCATGCC CTGAAGAAGATGTGCAAGGAGGGTGCATATTGGG GTAATATTGCTGGAGTTTATGTGGGCATGGTGTATGGTGTGGAAAGGGTCCGTGGTCGCAGCGACTGG AAGAATGCGATGATCGAGGGCGCCTTATCTGGTGCCCTGATCTCCGGTGCCAGCAACAACCACAAAGACAAGATCATCAAGGATGCCATTACCGCTAGCGCAGTCGCAACAGCCGTCGAGTTCATCAACTACCTTACCTAG